One genomic segment of Chitinophaga sancti includes these proteins:
- a CDS encoding voltage-gated chloride channel family protein yields MMKFNKSLEQFTIAYQLIRWTVIIIPVALVVGSLVALFLWLLDYVTHFRLEHPWLLYLLPIAGIGIYFLYNKLGGTSEKGNNLIMDEIHEPGGGVPARMAPLVLITTILTHLFGGSAGREGTAVQIGGSMAGLLGKWMRLSQADLRILLMTGIAAGFGAVFGTPLTGTVFALEVLAIGVIRYDALVPCLIAAVFADWVCSAWGIHHTHYQILFRAETLFDYLLLAKVILAGIAFGLASFAFSNAMHQIKKYSNQFIRPAWLIPVAGGIMIIALCWILGTEDYTGLGVNSKDPGGVSIVNAFKDMEMSNWAWLWKLLFTAVTLAMGFKGGEVTPLFFIGAALGHTIAVLIGAPVDLFAGLGFIAVFAGATNTPIACTLMGVELFGTNNALYFAVACFTAYYFSGHAGIYSAQRLGVSKKWE; encoded by the coding sequence ATGATGAAATTTAACAAATCTTTAGAACAATTTACAATTGCTTACCAGCTTATTCGCTGGACGGTTATTATTATTCCTGTTGCGTTGGTAGTTGGCTCACTGGTAGCCCTATTTCTCTGGCTATTAGACTATGTTACACATTTTCGCTTGGAACATCCCTGGTTATTGTATTTATTGCCCATAGCGGGTATCGGCATCTATTTCCTGTACAATAAGCTCGGTGGTACTTCAGAAAAAGGGAATAACCTCATTATGGATGAAATCCATGAACCAGGCGGCGGGGTACCAGCCAGGATGGCGCCACTTGTATTGATCACTACAATTCTCACCCATTTATTTGGCGGCTCTGCTGGCCGTGAAGGGACAGCTGTACAGATAGGTGGTAGCATGGCTGGTTTGTTGGGCAAATGGATGCGGTTATCACAGGCAGACCTGCGTATTCTTTTGATGACAGGGATTGCCGCGGGGTTTGGGGCGGTATTTGGTACACCGCTGACAGGTACTGTTTTCGCGCTGGAAGTGCTGGCAATAGGCGTGATCCGATACGATGCATTGGTGCCCTGCCTGATTGCGGCTGTATTTGCAGACTGGGTTTGCAGTGCCTGGGGCATTCATCATACACATTATCAGATCTTATTCAGGGCAGAAACGCTGTTTGATTATTTGTTGCTGGCAAAAGTGATTTTGGCGGGTATTGCCTTTGGCCTTGCCAGTTTTGCTTTTTCCAACGCTATGCACCAGATCAAAAAATACAGTAATCAGTTTATTCGCCCTGCCTGGTTGATACCAGTAGCGGGTGGGATTATGATCATTGCTTTGTGCTGGATACTGGGCACAGAAGATTATACTGGTTTGGGCGTAAATAGCAAAGACCCCGGTGGAGTGAGTATAGTCAATGCATTTAAAGATATGGAAATGTCTAACTGGGCGTGGTTGTGGAAGTTGTTATTTACAGCTGTCACACTGGCGATGGGATTTAAAGGGGGAGAGGTGACACCGTTGTTCTTTATAGGAGCGGCTTTAGGGCATACTATAGCGGTATTGATCGGTGCACCGGTAGATCTCTTTGCAGGATTGGGTTTTATTGCTGTATTTGCAGGTGCTACCAATACCCCGATTGCCTGTACCCTCATGGGGGTAGAGTTATTCGGCACCAACAATGCATTGTATTTTGCAGTGGCATGTTTTACAGCTTATTATTTCAGTGGGCATGCAGGTATTTACAGTGCGCAGCGATTAGGGGTATCAAAGAAGTGGGAATAG
- a CDS encoding NADP-dependent oxidoreductase: MKAITIPQFKATPELTEQPRPVVKPGSMVVRIVAAGINPFDTKMIDGILDGQMPHHFPMIPGVDAVGIVEEVGEGVTLFKVGDHIYGQFLHAPVGEGTFAEYVVVPEKAALAPAPKNIPLKQAAAIPTAGMTALQMVEKSGLKHEQILLVVGATGGVGLFLIQLAAMQGIYIIATASDETGASKVKELGAKETINYKKVSVADEIRRKYPDGVDGLIDLVSSPDAFKEMTSLVKKGGVALTTAFVADEEDLKKKGLRGGNFELKGNRALLDTLSDAADNGALKIPIEKEITLEETPAALAAIRKLNSKGKTIIVL, translated from the coding sequence ATGAAGGCCATTACAATTCCCCAATTTAAAGCAACACCTGAATTGACTGAACAACCCAGGCCGGTCGTAAAACCCGGTAGCATGGTTGTGCGGATAGTAGCAGCGGGTATCAATCCTTTTGATACCAAAATGATTGATGGTATACTGGATGGCCAGATGCCGCATCATTTTCCTATGATACCTGGCGTAGATGCGGTGGGTATTGTGGAAGAAGTTGGAGAAGGTGTGACCCTCTTCAAAGTAGGTGATCACATCTATGGTCAGTTTTTACATGCACCTGTAGGTGAAGGGACTTTTGCCGAATATGTCGTGGTACCTGAAAAAGCAGCGCTGGCACCAGCGCCTAAGAACATTCCATTGAAACAGGCGGCAGCTATACCAACTGCAGGTATGACCGCGTTGCAGATGGTAGAAAAATCTGGTCTGAAGCATGAACAGATCCTACTTGTAGTAGGTGCTACCGGTGGTGTTGGATTATTTTTAATTCAGCTAGCAGCCATGCAGGGGATTTATATCATTGCTACAGCAAGTGATGAAACTGGCGCCAGCAAGGTGAAAGAGCTGGGGGCAAAAGAAACAATCAATTATAAAAAAGTATCTGTAGCAGATGAAATCAGGCGTAAATATCCGGATGGTGTAGATGGATTGATTGATTTGGTCAGTTCCCCGGATGCTTTTAAAGAGATGACATCACTTGTGAAGAAAGGTGGTGTAGCATTGACTACGGCATTTGTAGCGGATGAGGAGGATTTGAAGAAGAAAGGATTGCGGGGTGGGAATTTTGAATTGAAGGGGAATCGTGCATTGTTAGACACATTGTCAGATGCGGCGGATAATGGGGCGTTGAAAATTCCTATTGAGAAGGAAATTACATTGGAAGAAACACCGGCAGCATTGGCTGCGATAAGAAAGCTGAATAGTAAGGGAAAAACGATTATAGTATTATAG
- a CDS encoding bifunctional alpha,alpha-trehalose-phosphate synthase (UDP-forming)/trehalose-phosphatase: MSKTIIVSNRLPVKITEKDGEYGLNPSEGGLATGLGSIYREGYNIWIGWPGVEVNESAQGQIKQQLGTMNLMPVYLTQEEINNYYEGFSNEVLWPVFHYMSVYARYEQVYWDYYYQVNTKFRDAVLEVAEPGDIIWIHDYQLLLLPGMIRAAAPDVAIGYFQHIPFPSFELFRLIPWRVELLEGMLGADLLGFHTFDDSHHFLNAVTRLLPLNATANIVTVNDRAVVAETFPMGIDNNKFELLSLDPEVLKQVESLRENFQSTHMVLSIDRLDYSKGILQRLQAFELFLQLYPEYIEKVVLYMIVVPSRDSVAQYKELRDAIDMLAGGINARFRTLNWHPINYFYRSFPVETLSALYSFSDVGLVTPMRDGMNLVSKEYVASRKDSNGVLILSEMAGASKELIDALIVNPNNIGAIARAIHEALNMPEVEQRRRMKQMQQIVSKFNISHWVKLFMARLQEVKQLQQSMLARRMSLEMQVHVRKDYKGAKERVIFLDYDGTLVGFQANIDLASPDQDLIQLLTELTADPMNQVVMVSGRKYQTLEEWLGHLRLDLIAEHGAFQKKYGEEWQQLPGLTDQWKGDIAPILETFTDRTPGSFIEEKSFSLVWHYRKAEAGLGELRANELMNTLRYFAADKGLQLLPGDKVIEVKNVEINKGKATMSWLANRHFDFTLAIGDDHTDEDIFKALSHDAVTIKVGSQVSSARFYLRNHREVRAFLKSLILV; this comes from the coding sequence ATGAGTAAAACCATTATTGTATCAAACAGGCTACCGGTAAAGATCACTGAGAAAGATGGCGAATATGGGTTGAATCCGAGTGAAGGCGGTTTGGCTACAGGGCTGGGGTCCATTTACAGAGAAGGCTACAACATATGGATTGGATGGCCCGGTGTGGAGGTAAACGAATCAGCACAGGGGCAAATCAAACAGCAACTGGGAACCATGAACCTTATGCCGGTTTACCTGACCCAGGAAGAAATCAACAACTATTATGAAGGATTTTCGAATGAGGTACTGTGGCCGGTTTTCCACTATATGTCCGTCTATGCACGCTATGAACAGGTATATTGGGATTATTATTATCAGGTTAATACAAAATTCAGGGACGCTGTTTTAGAAGTCGCAGAACCCGGAGATATTATCTGGATTCACGACTACCAGTTATTACTGCTTCCAGGCATGATCCGCGCCGCTGCGCCGGATGTAGCCATTGGATATTTCCAGCATATTCCTTTCCCTTCTTTTGAATTATTCCGTCTCATTCCATGGCGTGTAGAACTACTTGAAGGGATGCTCGGCGCTGACCTTTTAGGCTTCCATACTTTTGATGACAGTCATCATTTTCTTAATGCAGTAACTCGTTTGCTTCCATTGAATGCTACTGCCAACATTGTGACGGTGAACGACCGTGCAGTAGTGGCAGAAACATTCCCCATGGGTATTGACAACAACAAATTTGAATTGTTATCCCTGGATCCTGAAGTACTCAAACAAGTAGAAAGCCTGCGCGAGAATTTCCAGAGTACACACATGGTGCTCTCTATTGACAGACTGGATTACAGCAAAGGTATTCTACAACGCTTGCAGGCATTTGAATTATTCCTGCAACTGTATCCTGAATATATTGAGAAAGTTGTACTGTATATGATCGTAGTGCCGTCGAGAGATTCGGTGGCACAATACAAAGAACTGAGAGACGCCATCGATATGCTGGCAGGCGGTATCAACGCCCGCTTCCGTACGCTGAACTGGCATCCGATCAATTATTTTTATCGCAGCTTCCCGGTAGAGACACTGTCGGCTTTGTACAGCTTTTCAGATGTAGGCCTGGTGACTCCGATGCGCGATGGTATGAATCTTGTAAGCAAAGAATATGTTGCGAGCCGTAAGGATAGCAATGGGGTATTGATCCTGAGTGAAATGGCAGGCGCCAGTAAAGAGCTCATTGATGCACTCATTGTGAACCCTAACAATATCGGTGCTATTGCACGGGCGATTCATGAAGCATTGAACATGCCGGAAGTTGAGCAACGCAGAAGAATGAAACAGATGCAGCAGATTGTATCTAAGTTTAATATTTCACATTGGGTAAAATTATTTATGGCAAGATTACAGGAAGTGAAACAGTTACAGCAGTCTATGCTGGCGAGAAGAATGAGCCTGGAAATGCAGGTGCATGTAAGGAAAGATTATAAAGGAGCGAAGGAAAGAGTGATCTTCCTTGACTACGATGGTACACTGGTAGGTTTCCAGGCGAATATTGACCTGGCTTCTCCCGATCAGGACCTCATTCAGTTATTGACAGAACTGACAGCTGATCCAATGAACCAGGTGGTGATGGTGAGTGGGCGTAAATACCAAACGCTGGAAGAATGGCTGGGACACCTGAGATTAGATCTCATTGCAGAACATGGCGCGTTTCAGAAGAAATATGGCGAGGAATGGCAGCAATTACCGGGATTGACGGATCAATGGAAGGGGGATATCGCGCCGATACTGGAGACGTTTACAGATCGTACACCCGGTTCGTTCATTGAAGAGAAAAGCTTTTCGCTGGTGTGGCATTATCGCAAGGCAGAAGCTGGTTTGGGTGAATTGCGTGCGAATGAGTTGATGAATACCCTGCGGTATTTTGCAGCAGATAAAGGGTTGCAGTTATTGCCGGGAGATAAGGTGATTGAAGTAAAGAATGTAGAGATCAATAAGGGCAAGGCTACTATGTCATGGTTGGCGAACAGGCATTTTGATTTTACATTGGCTATTGGTGATGATCATACGGATGAAGATATCTTTAAGGCACTGTCACATGATGCAGTGACGATAAAGGTAGGTAGTCAGGTGTCGTCGGCGAGGTTTTATTTAAGAAATCACCGGGAGGTGAGAGCATTTTTGAAATCATTGATTCTAGTTTAA
- a CDS encoding phosphatase PAP2 family protein: protein MKVNSLCLQLLLPFLIITGAQAQQITVDSGATQVKKDTSFLKLFRGTKKYQCSIASVVVPAAMLGYGIATFEYGPLRNLDHTTKNEIREDNSTFHTKIDDWLRYTPALSVYALNAMGIQGAHNFRDRTIILGISSLLMMGTVGGVKTLSHRQRPDGSTFNSFPSGHTATSFMGAEFMRQEYKDVSPWYGVYGYAVATATGVLRMYNNRHWLSDVVAGAGLGILSAKAAYWVFPKMEQIWAKKEGRNSMHPIAMPTYSPDTKSIGVSVVFFPGS, encoded by the coding sequence ATGAAAGTGAATTCTTTATGCCTACAACTGTTATTGCCATTCCTAATAATAACCGGGGCTCAGGCCCAACAAATTACAGTCGACTCGGGGGCTACACAAGTTAAAAAGGATACTTCCTTTTTAAAGCTCTTCAGGGGAACAAAAAAATATCAATGCTCCATCGCCAGCGTAGTTGTACCCGCAGCTATGCTTGGCTATGGAATCGCTACTTTTGAATACGGACCGCTCCGCAACCTCGACCATACTACCAAAAACGAAATCAGGGAGGATAATTCTACTTTTCATACCAAAATAGACGATTGGTTGCGATATACACCGGCACTGAGCGTATACGCGCTGAATGCAATGGGCATCCAGGGCGCACATAATTTCCGGGACCGGACTATCATTCTCGGTATTTCCAGTCTCCTGATGATGGGAACCGTAGGTGGGGTGAAAACCTTATCTCACCGGCAGCGTCCGGATGGAAGTACTTTCAACTCCTTCCCTTCCGGCCATACCGCCACTTCATTTATGGGAGCAGAATTTATGAGACAGGAGTACAAAGATGTCAGTCCATGGTATGGGGTGTATGGATATGCTGTAGCCACTGCCACCGGCGTTCTTCGTATGTATAATAACCGCCACTGGCTCAGCGACGTTGTAGCAGGGGCTGGTCTTGGTATTTTAAGTGCAAAGGCTGCTTATTGGGTGTTTCCGAAAATGGAACAGATTTGGGCTAAGAAAGAGGGGAGAAATAGTATGCATCCTATTGCGATGCCTACTTATAGTCCGGATACGAAATCTATTGGAGTGAGTGTAGTGTTCTTTCCCGGTAGTTAA
- a CDS encoding efflux RND transporter permease subunit, with the protein MSLVSTALKKPISVVVLTLGVFLFSILAVINIPIDIFPKLNQPTIYVIEPYGGMSAQQMEGFFATRLQDQFLYVNGIKNISSKNIQGLSMIKLTFYEGTDMGEASAQVALQVSRAMNFFPPGAAPPQVIRFDASSLPVGELVFSSPTRSLKDIYDMATTRIRPMFATVPGLSASPPFGANARSVVVNVNPDRLRSYNLSADQVVEAIARNNAMSPSGNIRINNKMFLTTINSLEEQVTDFGDIPVTTNGNSTVFVKDIATVSDGADVTVDYALVNGKRSVYMPVVKTPDASTWEVVKQLKAKLPEMQNLLPEDTKITYEFDQSVAVINAVKGLMTEGILGAVLTGLMVLLFLRDLRSCMVVVITIPIAILSAVFGLYLSGQTINLMTLSGLALAIGVLVDQATVTIENIHQHLEMGKPKKQAIYEACEEIAFPLLLILLCILAVFAPSFIMSGVPKAMFLPLSLSIGFAMIASFFVAQTLVPVISNWWLKAERYQHAHAGLALDKEEVDEVNDHMQEQQLHPEKLTGFEKFKAWFMRVLEGLGKRSSLVIGLYLIIAFGAAGTAYVVIGKDLMPHINVGQFQLRIKEPDGTRLERTEEKVHQVLNIIDQVTDGNVEISSAYVGLIPSSYGSSNLYVFNAGTHEAVLQVNLNEDYKVNIEALKDTLRERIAAKFPQLRVSFEPIDMTEKIMAQGASTPIEVRVAGKDMQQIQKYATMLTNRLKNISFLRDVQIVQPLHYPVIKINVDRFKVAQMGLNVYQVARSVTASTSSSRFSEKNQWLDEKGAYTYQVQVQIPEYSMQAISDLQEIPLVRGQARPVLGDVASFSTSEVPGEYDRSGPRRYLTVSANISNIDLGAATRAVQHEIDEMGPPPRGLIADVQGSSSLLTDTLNGLQNGLMLAVMVIFLLLAANYQSFRLSFVVLVTVPAVIAGALLMLLLTGSTLNLQSYMGMIMSTGVSVANAILIVTNAEKLRIDYRDAYKAGIVSAGIRLRPILMTSLAMIAGMVPMASGMGESGDQTAPLGRAVIGGLIASTIAALFILPLVYARMQRRTTFEAVSLMPEAIEES; encoded by the coding sequence ATGTCATTAGTCTCTACTGCCTTAAAAAAGCCAATCTCGGTTGTCGTACTGACACTGGGCGTGTTCCTTTTTTCTATACTGGCAGTTATCAATATTCCCATCGATATTTTTCCGAAGCTGAATCAGCCGACCATCTATGTGATAGAACCATATGGAGGTATGTCTGCCCAGCAGATGGAAGGTTTCTTTGCCACCCGCTTACAGGATCAGTTTCTGTATGTGAATGGTATTAAAAATATCAGCAGTAAAAATATCCAGGGTCTCAGCATGATCAAGCTCACCTTCTACGAAGGGACTGACATGGGAGAGGCTTCGGCACAGGTAGCGCTGCAGGTAAGCCGTGCTATGAACTTCTTTCCCCCGGGTGCTGCACCACCACAGGTGATTCGTTTTGATGCGTCTTCACTACCTGTGGGTGAACTGGTATTCAGTTCTCCTACACGTTCGCTGAAAGATATTTATGATATGGCGACCACCCGTATCAGGCCGATGTTTGCCACTGTACCGGGTTTGTCTGCTTCGCCACCATTTGGTGCGAATGCCCGTTCTGTAGTGGTGAATGTAAACCCTGACCGGCTGCGTAGTTACAACCTGAGTGCAGACCAGGTGGTGGAGGCCATTGCGCGTAACAACGCGATGAGCCCTTCCGGGAATATCCGTATTAATAATAAAATGTTCCTCACTACCATCAACTCACTGGAAGAGCAGGTGACTGATTTCGGAGATATTCCTGTAACGACGAATGGTAACTCCACTGTGTTTGTAAAGGATATTGCGACGGTATCAGATGGTGCGGATGTAACGGTGGATTATGCACTGGTGAATGGAAAACGTTCCGTATACATGCCGGTTGTAAAGACCCCGGATGCGTCTACCTGGGAAGTGGTAAAACAACTGAAGGCAAAGTTGCCCGAGATGCAGAACCTCTTGCCGGAAGATACAAAAATCACCTATGAATTTGACCAGTCAGTAGCCGTGATCAATGCCGTGAAAGGCCTGATGACAGAGGGTATACTGGGTGCGGTGCTGACAGGTCTGATGGTATTGCTCTTTCTGCGTGATTTAAGGAGTTGTATGGTAGTGGTGATCACGATACCTATAGCAATTTTATCCGCGGTGTTTGGTTTATATCTCAGCGGACAAACCATTAACCTGATGACCTTATCGGGATTGGCGCTGGCCATCGGGGTACTCGTGGATCAGGCCACGGTGACGATTGAGAACATTCACCAGCACCTGGAAATGGGCAAGCCCAAGAAGCAGGCGATATATGAGGCTTGTGAAGAGATCGCGTTTCCATTGCTGCTGATCCTGTTGTGTATCCTTGCCGTGTTTGCGCCTTCCTTTATCATGTCGGGTGTGCCGAAGGCCATGTTCCTGCCACTGTCGTTGTCCATTGGTTTTGCCATGATAGCTTCGTTCTTTGTCGCGCAGACATTGGTACCGGTTATTTCCAACTGGTGGCTCAAGGCGGAGAGGTACCAGCATGCACATGCGGGACTGGCATTGGATAAGGAAGAGGTGGATGAAGTGAATGATCATATGCAAGAGCAGCAATTGCATCCTGAAAAGCTGACTGGCTTTGAGAAATTCAAAGCGTGGTTTATGCGGGTGTTGGAAGGGCTTGGAAAACGTTCATCACTGGTGATTGGATTGTATTTAATAATTGCCTTTGGCGCAGCGGGTACTGCCTATGTGGTGATAGGTAAAGACCTGATGCCACATATTAATGTTGGGCAATTTCAGCTTCGTATCAAAGAGCCGGATGGTACCCGGCTGGAAAGAACAGAAGAAAAGGTACACCAGGTGCTGAACATCATTGATCAGGTTACGGATGGTAATGTGGAAATCAGTTCTGCTTATGTAGGGCTGATCCCTTCCAGCTATGGTTCCAGTAACCTGTATGTATTTAATGCAGGTACACACGAAGCCGTGTTGCAGGTGAACCTGAATGAGGATTATAAAGTAAACATAGAAGCGCTGAAAGATACGCTGCGTGAACGGATCGCAGCGAAGTTTCCGCAGTTGCGGGTATCCTTTGAGCCGATTGATATGACGGAGAAGATTATGGCGCAGGGAGCTTCAACACCGATAGAAGTAAGAGTGGCGGGTAAGGATATGCAGCAGATCCAGAAGTATGCGACAATGCTTACAAACAGGTTGAAGAATATTTCGTTTTTGCGGGATGTACAGATAGTACAACCCCTGCATTATCCTGTGATCAAGATCAATGTAGACAGGTTCAAAGTGGCGCAGATGGGGTTGAATGTGTACCAGGTAGCCCGGTCAGTAACAGCGTCTACATCCAGTAGCCGGTTCTCTGAAAAGAACCAGTGGCTGGATGAGAAAGGTGCTTACACTTACCAGGTGCAGGTGCAGATCCCGGAATATAGTATGCAGGCGATCAGTGACCTGCAGGAAATTCCACTGGTACGCGGGCAGGCGAGACCAGTATTGGGTGATGTGGCGAGCTTTAGTACGAGCGAAGTGCCGGGGGAATATGATCGTTCTGGTCCCCGTCGTTACCTGACGGTGAGTGCGAATATTTCCAACATTGACCTGGGGGCTGCTACTAGAGCGGTGCAGCATGAAATCGATGAGATGGGACCTCCGCCACGTGGTTTGATAGCGGATGTACAGGGTAGTTCAAGTTTGCTGACAGATACATTGAATGGTTTGCAGAATGGGTTGATGCTGGCGGTCATGGTGATATTCCTTTTGCTGGCGGCTAATTATCAGTCGTTCAGACTGAGCTTTGTGGTATTGGTAACGGTGCCAGCGGTAATAGCAGGGGCATTGCTGATGTTGTTGCTTACAGGGTCTACGCTGAATTTGCAGTCTTATATGGGGATGATTATGTCTACAGGTGTATCTGTGGCGAATGCGATCCTGATTGTAACGAATGCGGAGAAGTTGCGGATTGATTACAGGGATGCGTATAAGGCGGGGATTGTGAGTGCGGGAATTCGTTTGCGTCCGATTTTGATGACGAGTCTTGCAATGATTGCGGGTATGGTACCGATGGCATCAGGTATGGGAGAGTCAGGAGATCAGACAGCGCCATTGGGGAGAGCGGTGATTGGGGGATTGATTGCTTCGACGATAGCGGCGTTGTTCATATTGCCGTTGGTGTATGCACGTATGCAGCGGAGGACGACTTTTGAGGCGGTTTCGCTGATGCCGGAGGCGATAGAGGAGAGTTAG
- a CDS encoding efflux RND transporter periplasmic adaptor subunit, with protein sequence MNNQHRIVIICTAVTMLAACREASSKKKKEEKHHGSQYTFSTVVQEPLSSSIQLPAVLDAYQKVSIYPRANGFVKSVMVDRGSVVKKGQMLLELDAPEVIQQYYAAQAKWLQAKADYAASKDNYERTMAVSATPGTISPHDLEVSGAKMMADSAIVNSQLANFRALEATRSYLQVTAPFDGVITERNVHPGALVGPTTSIDGRPMLMLEQEDRLRLVVQVPEIYSAQLSDGQKVTFRVNALPGKEFTGSISRQAGSLNDRFRSEAVEVDVYNPNHTLKPGMYAEITIPVSGSRQAMVVPATAIVTSTEKKYVVAVRSGITHWVDVQEGNHHNDSTEVFGSLQAGDKVIAPATDDIKENTSIE encoded by the coding sequence ATGAATAATCAACATAGAATCGTTATTATATGTACCGCAGTCACCATGCTGGCAGCTTGCCGGGAGGCCTCGTCGAAAAAGAAGAAAGAAGAAAAACATCACGGTAGTCAATATACCTTTTCAACGGTGGTACAAGAGCCGTTATCATCCAGTATCCAGTTGCCTGCTGTACTGGATGCTTATCAGAAAGTGAGCATCTATCCGCGTGCAAATGGATTTGTGAAGAGTGTAATGGTAGATAGAGGATCTGTGGTGAAAAAAGGGCAGATGCTGCTGGAGCTGGATGCACCGGAGGTGATACAGCAATACTATGCGGCACAGGCGAAATGGTTGCAGGCAAAAGCAGACTATGCTGCATCGAAAGATAACTATGAACGTACGATGGCAGTAAGTGCTACACCGGGTACCATATCTCCACATGACCTGGAAGTGTCAGGGGCAAAAATGATGGCGGATAGTGCTATAGTGAATAGTCAGCTGGCGAATTTCAGGGCACTGGAAGCAACGAGGAGTTATTTGCAGGTGACAGCTCCTTTTGATGGGGTGATCACAGAGCGTAATGTACACCCGGGTGCGCTGGTGGGGCCTACGACCAGTATTGATGGCAGGCCTATGCTGATGTTGGAGCAGGAAGATCGTTTGCGTCTGGTCGTACAGGTACCAGAAATTTATAGCGCACAGCTATCTGATGGGCAGAAAGTAACATTCCGTGTAAATGCTTTGCCAGGCAAGGAGTTTACAGGTAGCATCAGTCGTCAGGCGGGGTCTTTAAATGATCGTTTCCGTTCAGAGGCGGTGGAAGTGGATGTGTATAATCCGAATCATACATTGAAACCGGGGATGTATGCAGAGATTACGATTCCGGTGAGTGGGAGTCGTCAGGCGATGGTCGTGCCTGCAACGGCGATCGTAACTTCTACGGAGAAGAAGTATGTGGTTGCGGTGAGGAGTGGGATTACACATTGGGTAGATGTGCAGGAGGGGAATCATCACAATGATTCTACGGAAGTGTTTGGTTCTTTGCAGGCGGGGGATAAGGTGATTGCGCCTGCTACGGATGATATAAAGGAGAATACGAGTATTGAGTAG